A single Endozoicomonas sp. NE40 DNA region contains:
- the tnpC gene encoding IS66 family transposase, translating into MATPGLLAFIATSKYVDGLPLYRQEKFILARLGVDIARATTSLWMVRCGDLVQPLINLMRDKLLEAPLIHCDETVTQVLNEEGKAARSQSYMWVQVAEPVKNQKIILFDYAPSRSGSVPMKLLDGFRGYLQTDGYEGYAAIGRKSGVISQGCWAHARRKFDEAIKGQKDKNKAGKSHMGLSYIRKLYQIEHGIKESPPDERKRVRQEQSLPVLQKLRQWLDKSLPQVPPKTLLGKALYYLNNQWEKLIRYCDEGYLRMDNNLAENAIRPFVVGRKAWLFSNSTDGAKASANLYSLVETAKACGLEPCHYLKTVFNYLPRAESIADIEQLLPWNQKPV; encoded by the coding sequence ATAGCTACTCCGGGGCTGTTAGCCTTCATTGCCACCAGTAAATACGTTGACGGGTTGCCTTTATACCGTCAGGAGAAATTTATCCTGGCTCGTCTGGGTGTTGATATTGCCCGTGCCACCACCTCACTGTGGATGGTGCGCTGTGGTGATCTGGTGCAACCGTTAATCAACCTGATGCGGGATAAGCTGCTGGAAGCGCCACTGATTCACTGTGACGAAACGGTCACCCAGGTGCTCAACGAGGAAGGCAAGGCTGCCCGAAGTCAGTCGTACATGTGGGTTCAGGTGGCTGAACCGGTGAAAAATCAAAAGATCATTCTGTTCGATTACGCGCCCAGCCGCAGCGGTTCAGTACCCATGAAGCTGCTGGATGGCTTCCGGGGCTATCTGCAAACCGATGGTTACGAAGGCTATGCTGCCATAGGTCGCAAAAGCGGGGTAATCAGTCAAGGCTGTTGGGCTCACGCTCGTCGAAAGTTCGATGAAGCCATCAAGGGGCAGAAAGATAAAAACAAAGCTGGCAAAAGCCATATGGGGCTGTCTTATATCCGCAAGCTCTATCAAATAGAACATGGGATAAAAGAGAGCCCTCCGGATGAACGAAAAAGGGTACGGCAGGAGCAAAGTCTGCCGGTTCTACAGAAGCTACGACAATGGCTGGATAAATCATTGCCCCAGGTGCCGCCAAAAACCTTGTTGGGCAAGGCCCTTTATTACCTGAATAACCAGTGGGAAAAGCTCATCCGTTATTGCGACGAGGGTTACCTGCGTATGGACAATAATCTGGCCGAAAATGCAATTCGTCCGTTCGTGGTGGGTCGCAAGGCGTGGCTGTTCAGCAACAGTACTGACGGAGCTAAAGCCAGCGCCAATCTTTATAGCCTGGTAGAAACAGCGAAAGCCTGCGGGCTGGAACCCTGCCATTATCTGAAGACCGTCTTCAACTACTTGCCAAGGGCAGAGTCAATTGCCGATATCGAGCAGTTGCTGCCCTGGAATCAGAAGCCAGTTTGA
- a CDS encoding type II toxin-antitoxin system YafQ family toxin translates to MLKPVSTKQFKKDVKKAKKQGKDCSKLKDITDLLIEEKPLAPKHRDHSLTGNYKDYRECHIEPDWLLIYIVKGEEIIFERLGTHSELFRN, encoded by the coding sequence ATGTTAAAGCCCGTCAGTACAAAACAGTTTAAGAAAGACGTTAAAAAGGCAAAAAAGCAGGGTAAGGATTGTTCAAAATTAAAAGATATTACCGATCTGCTTATTGAAGAAAAGCCGCTTGCCCCAAAACACAGAGATCATTCTTTAACCGGAAATTATAAAGATTACAGAGAGTGCCATATCGAACCCGACTGGTTGTTGATTTACATAGTGAAGGGCGAAGAAATTATTTTTGAGCGTTTGGGTACGCACTCTGAATTATTTCGAAATTAG
- a CDS encoding response regulator: MAEQQHILVVDDHDEIRDLLGRYLGQHGYQVSLADGGQQMRNVLSQTTVDLVILDIMMPEEDGLSLCRYLKDKGGPPVIMLTALGEETDTIVGLEMGADDYISKPFSPRELLARVKAVIRRMSEVRPQKQSVNEPEKMRFEGWTLDLNQHQLERQDGLLVPLSTSEFRLLAVFLNHPKKVLSRDQLLDMTKGREALPFDRSIDNQISRLRKKIEEDPRNPRLIKTVWGGGYSFTASVIS; encoded by the coding sequence ATGGCAGAACAACAGCATATTCTTGTGGTAGATGATCATGACGAAATTCGTGATCTGTTAGGGCGTTATTTAGGGCAGCATGGTTATCAGGTCAGCCTTGCTGACGGTGGTCAGCAGATGCGCAACGTGTTGTCGCAGACAACGGTGGATCTGGTCATTCTGGATATCATGATGCCGGAAGAAGATGGCCTGAGCCTGTGCCGTTATCTGAAAGATAAGGGTGGCCCACCGGTTATCATGCTGACAGCCCTGGGCGAAGAAACTGACACAATCGTTGGTCTGGAAATGGGGGCAGATGATTATATTTCCAAACCCTTCAGCCCCAGAGAACTGCTGGCCAGGGTAAAAGCAGTGATAAGACGAATGAGCGAGGTTCGTCCGCAGAAGCAGTCAGTCAATGAGCCTGAAAAAATGCGCTTTGAAGGCTGGACGCTGGACCTTAATCAGCATCAGCTGGAACGGCAGGATGGCCTGCTGGTGCCGCTCAGTACGTCTGAATTCCGCTTGTTGGCCGTCTTTTTAAATCACCCCAAAAAAGTATTAAGTCGTGATCAGTTACTGGATATGACCAAGGGGCGTGAAGCTCTGCCTTTTGACCGCAGCATTGATAACCAGATCAGCAGGCTGCGCAAAAAAATAGAAGAAGATCCCAGAAACCCCAGATTAATCAAAACCGTCTGGGGCGGGGGGTATTCGTTTACGGCCAGTGTGATTTCTTAA
- a CDS encoding flagellin — protein sequence MITINSNASAMMAQNNLFKSQAALTGNMQQLSTGLRINSASDDAAGLQISNRMETQMNGLSVAQRNANDGISMAQTAEGAMTENTTILNRMRDLSLQSANDTNTLEDRQAMQKEVKSLVEEVDRIAETTNFAGINLLDGSVSKENGGLSFQIGSNANETIEFSIADMSASALEGEVVTNVATFEAAEVTALLTQVNPDGTPGNDGDDVTINFDGEAVVIDGVEEGDTEYTAETLASAINKGIADASISGVTVHESEGAFSIVSDEEGVVITGDLTGTTAENKQTLSLKDIDITSTLGAQQAVQILDGALAQVDDQRANLGAVQNRLESTISNLSNIEENLGVAQSRILDADFASQTVEMTSNQMLMQAGTSVLAQAKGMPQYATMLL from the coding sequence ATGATCACCATTAACTCAAATGCTTCTGCCATGATGGCGCAGAACAACCTGTTTAAGTCCCAGGCCGCCCTGACCGGCAACATGCAGCAGCTGTCTACCGGCCTGCGCATCAACTCCGCTTCCGACGACGCTGCGGGTCTGCAGATTTCCAATCGTATGGAAACGCAGATGAACGGTCTGTCCGTTGCTCAGCGCAACGCGAACGACGGTATCTCCATGGCTCAGACTGCTGAAGGTGCCATGACCGAGAACACCACCATTCTGAACCGTATGCGTGATCTGTCTTTGCAGTCTGCTAACGACACCAACACTTTGGAAGATCGTCAGGCGATGCAGAAGGAAGTAAAGTCTCTGGTAGAAGAAGTGGATCGTATTGCTGAGACTACTAACTTCGCTGGTATTAACCTGCTGGATGGTTCTGTTAGCAAAGAGAACGGTGGCCTGTCATTCCAGATCGGTTCCAATGCTAATGAAACCATCGAGTTTAGTATTGCTGATATGTCTGCTTCTGCACTGGAAGGTGAAGTGGTAACTAACGTTGCTACCTTTGAAGCTGCTGAGGTGACTGCTCTTCTGACTCAGGTAAACCCGGATGGTACTCCAGGTAATGATGGTGATGACGTAACCATTAACTTTGATGGTGAAGCTGTAGTTATTGACGGTGTTGAGGAAGGTGATACTGAATATACTGCAGAGACTCTGGCCAGTGCGATTAACAAAGGTATCGCTGATGCCAGTATCTCTGGTGTGACTGTTCATGAATCTGAAGGTGCGTTCTCTATCGTATCTGATGAAGAAGGTGTCGTGATTACTGGCGACCTGACAGGAACAACTGCCGAAAACAAGCAAACTCTGAGCCTGAAAGATATCGATATTACTTCTACTCTGGGTGCTCAGCAGGCTGTTCAGATTCTGGACGGTGCTCTGGCTCAGGTTGATGACCAGCGCGCCAACCTCGGTGCCGTCCAAAACCGCCTGGAATCCACCATCTCTAACCTGTCCAACATCGAAGAGAACCTGGGTGTTGCCCAGTCCCGCATCCTGGACGCTGACTTCGCTTCCCAGACTGTGGAGATGACCTCTAACCAGATGCTGATGCAGGCAGGTACTTCTGTTCTGGCACAGGCTAAAGGCATGCCACAGTACGCGACCATGCTGCTGTAA
- a CDS encoding ATP-binding protein, whose product MIKRFSKLRSSRFWPESLASQMILVVLLGMALALAISLWMAGDAHKAAVNRINQWMLTRQSAILAEVLEASPASLHQPILNTTRRENAFFRLSDQSLVPAGDYSPEEKMLIDRIAGAFDDPKPGRQIRVNLASERSEEMTPPRRSRHWEERRRDRDHDRYKRRPNLLFLNVSIQLDDGQWLNMQSSTPKVMPLLAKRTAFLMVISTLCVLAGIIFMVRRITRPMRKLSSASHRLGLGEKIDPLQEEGPEDIRELIRAFNLMNERLQRFVADRTRMLAALSHDLRTPITSMRLRVELMEPGPDTDQLLATLDEMHQMSEATLAFMRQASDNEPTRAVDVNALLDSLCEDLQDIGLNVHYHVHYQDGQEVIAHCRLVSLKRAMRNLIENAVKYGSVAHVSLSAGQESAQIRIQDEGDGIPEAMTERVFEPFVRMEESRNRETGGIGLGMSIARNIIHSHGGDIHLENNDRGLLVTINLPLTKAV is encoded by the coding sequence TTGATTAAACGCTTTAGCAAATTACGCTCATCACGTTTCTGGCCTGAAAGTCTGGCAAGCCAGATGATTCTTGTAGTGCTTTTGGGCATGGCACTGGCGCTGGCGATCAGTTTATGGATGGCAGGTGATGCTCATAAAGCAGCAGTGAATCGTATAAACCAGTGGATGCTGACCCGTCAGTCCGCCATCCTTGCGGAAGTGCTGGAAGCCAGTCCAGCCAGCCTGCACCAGCCAATTTTAAACACAACTCGCCGTGAAAATGCGTTTTTCCGTTTGTCCGACCAGAGTCTGGTACCGGCTGGTGATTATTCCCCTGAAGAAAAAATGCTGATTGATCGTATTGCCGGGGCTTTTGATGACCCGAAGCCGGGGCGACAGATAAGGGTAAACCTTGCCAGTGAACGATCTGAAGAAATGACACCTCCCCGCCGCTCAAGGCATTGGGAGGAGCGCAGAAGGGACAGGGATCATGACCGCTATAAAAGACGTCCTAACCTGTTGTTTCTTAATGTATCTATCCAGCTGGATGACGGGCAGTGGCTGAATATGCAGTCGTCAACACCAAAGGTTATGCCTCTGCTGGCGAAAAGAACGGCGTTTTTGATGGTGATATCGACATTATGTGTTCTGGCCGGAATTATCTTTATGGTGCGCCGCATTACCCGACCCATGCGAAAACTGTCGTCTGCTTCCCACCGGCTGGGTCTGGGTGAAAAAATCGACCCGCTTCAGGAGGAGGGACCTGAAGATATTCGCGAGTTGATCAGGGCTTTTAACCTGATGAATGAACGGCTGCAGCGGTTTGTGGCAGATCGTACCCGTATGCTGGCAGCCTTGTCCCATGACCTGAGAACGCCTATTACTTCCATGCGGCTGAGAGTTGAGTTGATGGAACCGGGACCGGACACGGATCAGCTGCTGGCCACCCTGGATGAAATGCACCAGATGTCGGAAGCCACTCTGGCATTTATGCGACAGGCTTCAGACAATGAACCCACCCGGGCAGTCGATGTGAATGCCCTGCTGGATAGCCTGTGTGAAGACTTACAGGATATTGGCCTGAATGTTCACTATCATGTTCACTACCAGGACGGACAGGAAGTGATTGCCCATTGTCGTCTGGTGAGTTTGAAGCGTGCAATGCGCAACCTGATAGAGAACGCGGTGAAATATGGTTCGGTTGCCCATGTGAGTCTGTCTGCAGGGCAGGAAAGCGCTCAGATACGGATACAGGACGAAGGGGATGGTATTCCTGAAGCGATGACAGAACGGGTATTTGAGCCATTCGTGCGGATGGAAGAGTCTAGAAACCGTGAAACGGGCGGTATTGGTCTGGGCATGTCCATTGCCCGCAACATCATCCATAGCCACGGCGGTGATATTCATCTGGAGAATAACGACCGTGGCCTGCTGGTGACCATTAATCTGCCGCTGACAAAGGCCGTTTAA
- a CDS encoding DUF1501 domain-containing protein, with amino-acid sequence MKRRELVKMLGMGLSVAPVSMSTRLAFGGDKKESSSRKVVWVMLRGGVDSLQTVVPAFDKDLMRHRRPLAEAVLDDLNPLDNGFGLHPDLTNLYDWYQKKEMAPVVAVASPYRSRSHFEGQDLLESGLTVTNHDSGWLGRALEVSSKQGLAVAHSLPISMRGQGNASTWFPSRFRAAEDDLYSQLFKLYESDDLLRGRLEQGLQTRAMAEGAMSSNNKAHFEALARAAGMLLNGDSSPSALMLEMGGWDTHDNEVFRLNRQLKQLDDGMGALKKALGSLWQETLVVIATEFGRTVKVNGTMGTDHGTGTALFLAGGALKGGRVLGDWPGLKPSELYEGRDLMPTSDVRSWIGSALQQHWSMPDQQITSVFPDLALGQKPLIS; translated from the coding sequence ATGAAGCGCAGAGAACTGGTCAAAATGCTGGGCATGGGGCTGTCGGTGGCCCCGGTTTCTATGAGTACCCGACTTGCCTTTGGCGGGGACAAAAAAGAGTCATCATCACGCAAGGTCGTCTGGGTGATGTTGCGTGGAGGTGTGGATTCACTGCAAACCGTCGTACCGGCGTTTGATAAGGATTTGATGAGGCATCGTCGCCCATTGGCTGAAGCGGTTCTTGACGACTTAAACCCGCTGGATAACGGTTTTGGCCTGCATCCCGACCTGACAAACCTTTATGACTGGTATCAGAAGAAAGAAATGGCACCGGTTGTGGCGGTAGCTTCACCGTATCGCTCACGGTCGCACTTTGAGGGGCAGGACCTTCTTGAAAGCGGTTTGACGGTCACTAATCACGACAGTGGCTGGCTGGGCAGGGCTCTTGAGGTCAGCTCGAAGCAGGGGCTGGCAGTTGCTCATTCGTTGCCCATTAGTATGCGTGGTCAGGGCAATGCTTCTACCTGGTTCCCGTCCCGCTTCCGGGCAGCTGAAGACGATTTATACAGCCAGTTGTTCAAACTGTACGAGTCTGATGACCTGCTCAGGGGGCGACTGGAGCAGGGTTTGCAAACTCGTGCCATGGCGGAAGGAGCCATGAGTAGCAATAACAAAGCTCATTTTGAAGCACTGGCCAGGGCGGCAGGAATGTTGTTGAACGGTGACAGTTCGCCCAGTGCGCTGATGCTGGAAATGGGAGGCTGGGACACCCACGACAATGAAGTATTCCGGCTGAACCGACAGCTGAAACAGCTGGACGATGGCATGGGGGCTTTGAAGAAAGCGTTGGGAAGCCTCTGGCAAGAAACTCTAGTGGTTATTGCCACCGAATTTGGCCGGACGGTCAAAGTTAACGGCACTATGGGAACGGATCATGGTACTGGCACGGCTTTGTTCCTTGCTGGTGGTGCCTTAAAAGGTGGTCGGGTACTGGGTGACTGGCCCGGGCTTAAACCCTCTGAACTTTATGAAGGGCGGGATCTGATGCCGACCTCCGATGTTCGTAGCTGGATTGGCTCTGCCCTGCAACAGCACTGGAGTATGCCCGATCAGCAAATTACCAGCGTTTTTCCGGATCTGGCATTGGGTCAGAAGCCGTTAATCAGTTAG
- a CDS encoding UPF0236 family transposase-like protein, translating into MTTYGKVRLCERCLTVAGHRIRPFSENAHIHCRDYSLPLQRRLVDFASDSSFATASQKMEEHYGVIVPESSVRAITLGHARCMSEQSKASLKNCQECVGEGKQLIGEMDGSMIPVVLFDEEAEGDKRKARKVDWQEAKLCLVYEQGSCDKRHRVVMGEPGEAGDQWLSCAIEQGLNRQSSIHCVSDGAKWIASQADRVFASQGSFLVDYYHLCEYIADAAKECIGKDEKARKKWTDEQKTRMKAGESERVLAELEPYRNGKVGKEANKSEECHRYIRNRPGQFDYQAAEAANLPIGSGEIESSNRSVVQTRLKLPGAWWKPEHAHDMLNLRTLRANGDWNKYWKATG; encoded by the coding sequence ATGACCACTTACGGCAAAGTTCGTCTCTGTGAGCGATGCTTGACCGTTGCAGGGCATCGTATACGCCCTTTTTCCGAGAATGCCCATATCCACTGTCGTGACTACTCTTTACCGTTACAACGGCGATTGGTGGATTTTGCATCAGACAGTTCTTTTGCAACAGCTTCACAGAAAATGGAAGAGCATTATGGCGTTATCGTACCTGAGTCATCAGTACGAGCCATTACCCTGGGTCACGCCCGCTGCATGAGTGAGCAATCTAAAGCTTCCCTGAAAAATTGTCAGGAATGTGTAGGAGAAGGCAAGCAGCTGATTGGTGAAATGGACGGCAGCATGATTCCAGTGGTTCTTTTTGATGAAGAAGCTGAAGGCGACAAGCGCAAGGCCAGAAAAGTTGACTGGCAAGAGGCCAAGCTTTGCTTGGTTTATGAACAAGGAAGTTGCGATAAGCGACATCGTGTAGTTATGGGAGAGCCCGGTGAAGCAGGCGATCAGTGGTTGAGTTGCGCTATTGAGCAAGGTTTGAATCGGCAGTCATCTATTCATTGTGTAAGTGATGGGGCTAAGTGGATTGCCAGCCAGGCAGACCGCGTATTCGCATCTCAGGGAAGTTTTCTGGTGGATTACTATCACCTTTGTGAGTACATCGCAGATGCTGCTAAAGAGTGCATTGGAAAAGATGAAAAAGCCCGTAAAAAATGGACTGATGAACAAAAAACAAGAATGAAAGCAGGTGAGTCAGAGAGAGTTCTGGCAGAGCTTGAGCCTTATCGTAACGGTAAGGTTGGAAAGGAAGCCAACAAATCGGAAGAGTGTCATCGCTATATCAGGAATCGTCCCGGACAATTTGATTATCAGGCGGCAGAAGCTGCCAATTTGCCTATCGGTTCAGGTGAAATAGAGAGCTCCAATCGTTCTGTTGTTCAAACCCGGTTGAAACTTCCCGGAGCATGGTGGAAACCAGAGCATGCTCACGATATGTTGAACCTTAGAACTTTAAGGGCTAATGGTGACTGGAATAAGTACTGGAAAGCCACTGGATAG
- a CDS encoding type II toxin-antitoxin system RelB/DinJ family antitoxin produces MSKSAVVRARVEPELKEQAEAIFRKLGLNTTQAITMFYKQVEMCNGLPFEVRIPNKETLKAFEDTEKGVGLTHYENAQDMYDDLGI; encoded by the coding sequence ATGAGTAAGAGCGCAGTAGTCAGAGCAAGAGTAGAGCCTGAACTGAAAGAACAAGCAGAAGCCATATTCCGGAAACTAGGCTTGAACACTACTCAAGCAATCACCATGTTTTACAAGCAAGTAGAAATGTGTAACGGTTTGCCGTTTGAAGTCAGGATACCAAATAAAGAAACCCTGAAAGCCTTTGAAGACACAGAGAAAGGTGTGGGCTTAACTCACTACGAAAATGCACAGGATATGTACGATGACCTCGGCATTTAA
- a CDS encoding DUF1800 domain-containing protein has product MNEKHAVIAANRFGLGAKPGDLKTAQENPGQWLLEQLTIPRFSSDHPDSGEVLEAFYAYRKDVKRFKQQKMMEKPDNIAGRLFVHMAADTVSGAVNDDHTLNWRLLDFFSNHFSVSGQGGMMKPLAPTLEREAIAPNLLGPFENMLLAVEQHPAMLVYLDNDKSAGPSTGVARNSRGLNENLAREILELHTLGVNGGYNLEDIQELAKAISGWSITRPKEEQHGFVFRPAAHESGSRVVLGKVYRNTGSNQGEAILKDLAVHPATARYLSFKLARHFVSDSPPEALVKAMTDTWRQTRGHLKAVITTMIEHPDAWQSDPVKLKSPREFYISALRLTGLPVPNARLMVNTLVNLGQAPFGAGSPAGYGDVASTWDGPDALLKRVDWVNTITRQVQMNQPPVQLARAHSGALLSAHTAKMVSRAESRQQGLALYLMSPEFLRR; this is encoded by the coding sequence ATGAATGAAAAACACGCCGTTATTGCTGCTAACCGCTTTGGCCTGGGTGCTAAACCAGGTGACCTGAAGACTGCACAGGAGAACCCCGGGCAATGGCTTCTGGAGCAGCTGACGATTCCCCGTTTTTCTTCTGACCATCCGGATTCGGGTGAAGTGCTTGAAGCCTTCTATGCCTATCGGAAAGATGTGAAACGGTTCAAACAGCAGAAAATGATGGAAAAGCCTGACAATATTGCAGGCCGGTTATTCGTACACATGGCGGCAGATACGGTTTCCGGGGCGGTAAATGATGACCATACCCTGAACTGGCGTCTGCTGGATTTCTTTTCCAACCATTTCAGCGTGTCCGGGCAGGGAGGCATGATGAAGCCTCTGGCACCCACACTGGAACGTGAGGCTATTGCCCCTAATCTGCTGGGTCCTTTTGAAAATATGCTGCTGGCGGTTGAGCAGCATCCTGCCATGCTGGTGTATCTGGATAATGACAAGTCGGCAGGGCCTTCAACCGGGGTTGCAAGGAATAGCCGTGGCTTAAATGAAAACCTCGCCAGAGAAATCCTTGAGCTGCATACGCTGGGTGTGAATGGTGGTTACAACCTGGAAGATATTCAGGAGCTGGCAAAAGCTATCAGCGGCTGGAGCATCACCCGCCCTAAAGAGGAGCAACACGGCTTTGTTTTTCGTCCGGCTGCCCATGAATCTGGCTCAAGGGTTGTGCTTGGCAAGGTCTACCGAAACACAGGTAGCAATCAGGGCGAAGCAATTTTAAAAGATCTGGCAGTTCATCCGGCCACGGCGCGCTACCTGTCGTTTAAACTGGCAAGGCATTTTGTCAGTGATTCTCCGCCGGAAGCTCTGGTAAAGGCTATGACGGACACCTGGCGGCAGACCCGAGGCCATCTTAAGGCGGTGATTACCACCATGATCGAACACCCCGATGCCTGGCAATCTGACCCCGTTAAACTGAAATCCCCCAGAGAGTTCTATATCTCGGCATTAAGGTTGACGGGTCTGCCGGTTCCCAATGCCCGGTTGATGGTCAACACGCTGGTTAATCTTGGTCAGGCTCCTTTTGGAGCCGGCTCGCCTGCAGGCTATGGCGATGTCGCATCGACATGGGATGGGCCGGACGCCCTGTTGAAGCGGGTTGACTGGGTCAATACGATCACCCGGCAGGTGCAAATGAACCAGCCACCGGTTCAGCTGGCCCGGGCGCATTCGGGCGCTTTGTTATCTGCCCATACGGCAAAGATGGTGAGCCGGGCAGAGAGCCGGCAGCAGGGGCTGGCCCTGTATTTGATGAGTCCTGAGTTTTTGAGGAGATAA
- the dbpA gene encoding ATP-dependent RNA helicase DbpA, producing the protein MSQALFSNLPLPPALLTNLQSIGYREMTPIQQQSLPLALDGKDLIAKAKTGSGKTAAFSIPMLTKIRQRFFGCQALVLCPTRELATQVANEIRRLARYQQNIKVVTLCGGQPIGPQIGSLAHGAHIVVGTPGRIQDHLRKRTLSLEKVSTLVLDEADRMLDMGFIDAIENIIDHTPGYRQTLLFSATYPKGIRQLSDRFQNEPEEVTVESVHSHQHIAQSFYQADHHEKPDVLHKLLAHHQPASCVIFCNTKQVCRDVGVELYNLGYKPLVLHGDMDQKERDQMLVRFSNQSSNILIATDVAARGLDIDDLACVINYDLSRDPEVHVHRIGRTGRAGKEGLAFSLYTSKEHYKLERIADILQSELSESDPGHLPKPKTEASKAPMVTLAIDGGRKHKVRPGDILGALTGDAGIAGDQVGKINVFDFVAYVAIKRESARKALSRLETGKIKGRKFKVRRI; encoded by the coding sequence TTGAGTCAGGCCCTGTTTTCCAACTTACCGCTTCCTCCCGCCCTGTTAACCAATCTGCAAAGCATTGGCTATCGGGAGATGACCCCCATTCAGCAGCAAAGCCTGCCCCTGGCGCTTGACGGCAAAGACCTGATTGCCAAGGCTAAAACCGGTAGCGGTAAAACGGCAGCGTTCAGTATCCCTATGCTGACTAAAATCCGTCAGCGCTTTTTTGGCTGTCAGGCTCTGGTACTTTGCCCAACCCGGGAGCTGGCGACACAGGTGGCGAACGAAATTCGCAGGCTGGCTCGCTATCAGCAGAACATAAAGGTTGTAACACTCTGCGGTGGTCAACCCATAGGGCCACAGATAGGCTCTCTGGCTCATGGCGCTCATATTGTGGTGGGAACACCGGGGCGTATTCAGGATCACCTGCGTAAACGCACACTCTCCCTTGAAAAAGTCAGCACACTGGTACTGGACGAAGCCGACCGTATGCTGGATATGGGGTTCATTGATGCCATTGAAAACATCATCGACCACACACCCGGCTATCGTCAGACCCTGCTGTTCTCTGCGACCTACCCGAAAGGTATTCGCCAGCTCAGTGACCGGTTCCAGAATGAACCGGAAGAAGTCACCGTTGAGTCCGTACATAGCCACCAGCATATTGCTCAGTCTTTCTATCAGGCGGACCATCATGAAAAGCCCGATGTTCTGCACAAACTGCTGGCACACCACCAGCCAGCTTCCTGCGTCATTTTCTGCAATACCAAACAGGTGTGCAGGGATGTGGGGGTAGAGCTGTACAATCTTGGATACAAACCTCTGGTTCTCCACGGCGATATGGATCAGAAAGAGCGTGATCAGATGCTGGTACGCTTTTCCAACCAAAGTTCCAACATCCTGATCGCTACCGACGTCGCTGCCCGGGGACTGGATATTGATGATCTGGCCTGTGTCATTAATTACGACCTCAGCCGTGATCCCGAAGTGCATGTTCATCGCATCGGGCGTACAGGCCGTGCAGGCAAAGAGGGTCTGGCATTCAGCCTCTACACATCCAAAGAACACTACAAGCTGGAACGCATTGCAGACATACTGCAATCAGAGCTGTCTGAATCGGACCCCGGCCACCTGCCAAAACCGAAGACAGAAGCCTCAAAAGCCCCCATGGTGACACTGGCCATTGATGGCGGACGCAAACACAAGGTAAGACCCGGCGATATCCTCGGCGCCCTGACCGGCGATGCAGGCATTGCCGGAGATCAGGTGGGAAAAATCAATGTCTTTGATTTTGTCGCTTATGTTGCCATCAAAAGAGAGTCGGCCCGCAAGGCTCTGAGCCGACTGGAGACAGGAAAGATCAAAGGCAGAAAGTTTAAAGTGCGCCGGATTTAA